The following proteins come from a genomic window of Meiothermus sp. Pnk-1:
- a CDS encoding IclR family transcriptional regulator C-terminal domain-containing protein: MGRVEGNQPLRLTMTVGEKSPLHLGASNQIMLAYLPESTQAEILRYWIPEESRRLEMQETLKSIRKNGHIYTAGQLTPGVAALGVPVLDEAHNLLAGLSLAGPADRFSIEVAYKTLPLQQQAASAIARELKRLSPQSNGQR; the protein is encoded by the coding sequence GTGGGCCGGGTGGAAGGAAATCAGCCCTTGCGGTTGACCATGACTGTGGGCGAGAAATCCCCTCTACATCTGGGGGCTTCCAACCAGATCATGCTCGCCTACCTCCCCGAATCTACCCAAGCCGAGATATTAAGGTACTGGATCCCTGAGGAATCCCGACGGCTCGAGATGCAGGAAACCCTCAAAAGCATTCGGAAGAATGGGCACATCTACACCGCTGGACAGCTCACCCCCGGAGTAGCTGCACTGGGAGTTCCTGTGCTGGATGAGGCACATAACCTGCTGGCTGGACTGAGTCTCGCAGGACCTGCCGATCGCTTTTCAATCGAAGTAGCGTATAAGACTTTACCTCTTCAACAACAAGCGGCGTCGGCCATCGCCAGGGAGTTGAAAAGATTGAGCCCTCAAAGCAACGGCCAGAGATAG
- a CDS encoding ABC transporter substrate-binding protein, with translation MHGVINLYDPLLYPKVSQGSMAPGPHVAESWKVDPDGRTYTFKIRRGIKFHDGTELTADDVVFSMQRMLALKKGFSWLWLNLLDPKDVKALDRNTVQFRLSQPFAPFLSTLTQLFVVNKKLVLANKKAGPYGDNGDYGEAYLTNAEAGSGPFQLSSYERSTILELKRFPDYWRGWKPGQIEKVVYRVVKEEATMRTLLTSGQADMIDQWRTPVTYEQLAKAPGVVVDEKPSAQLFHIQMNTQRTPLNNIHVRKAIAMAFDYDTAIKQIFKGALQARGPVPLAAWESYDISSKDLDKYGIVAYKYDLEGAKKELQLSGFKPGQIQLNYVFPEGGNLQRQAGLLLQSSLNQLGIKLNLQELPWARIVEMSASESSTPDLAAIFDTLKYPHPDSHTYGMYHPSAWGSYRTISRYSYPVVTALLERARRATDPEKQMELYLQATGLVVKDYPSIYVANPMHRVALRDNVKGYRYVGLLGYDVAFYDFTVSR, from the coding sequence ATGCATGGTGTAATTAACCTGTACGATCCACTACTCTACCCTAAGGTGTCACAGGGTTCTATGGCTCCGGGGCCTCATGTAGCGGAATCTTGGAAAGTAGATCCCGATGGGCGGACTTATACTTTCAAGATTCGCAGGGGTATCAAATTCCATGATGGAACTGAACTCACGGCCGATGACGTGGTTTTCTCGATGCAGCGAATGCTGGCCCTGAAAAAAGGGTTCTCCTGGCTGTGGCTGAATCTTTTGGACCCCAAGGACGTCAAGGCCCTGGATCGCAACACCGTGCAGTTTAGGTTGTCCCAGCCTTTCGCCCCCTTCCTCTCCACTTTGACTCAGCTATTCGTGGTCAACAAAAAGCTGGTGCTAGCTAATAAAAAGGCGGGACCTTATGGCGATAACGGCGACTACGGCGAGGCCTATCTGACCAATGCGGAGGCTGGGTCAGGACCCTTCCAGCTCAGCAGCTACGAGCGTTCGACAATCCTCGAACTCAAGCGCTTCCCCGACTACTGGAGGGGCTGGAAGCCTGGGCAGATAGAGAAGGTGGTGTACCGCGTGGTTAAGGAAGAGGCCACTATGCGTACGCTTCTCACCAGCGGACAGGCGGACATGATTGATCAATGGCGTACCCCTGTGACTTACGAACAGCTAGCAAAGGCCCCGGGTGTCGTGGTAGATGAGAAGCCCAGTGCCCAACTTTTTCATATCCAGATGAACACCCAGCGAACTCCGCTCAACAACATCCACGTGCGCAAGGCCATTGCGATGGCCTTCGATTACGACACCGCCATAAAGCAGATTTTTAAAGGAGCGCTCCAGGCCAGAGGTCCGGTGCCCTTAGCGGCCTGGGAATCCTACGATATAAGTAGCAAAGATCTGGATAAGTATGGGATCGTAGCTTACAAGTACGATCTCGAGGGAGCCAAAAAGGAACTGCAACTCTCCGGCTTCAAGCCTGGCCAGATCCAGCTCAACTATGTCTTTCCCGAAGGCGGCAACTTGCAGCGCCAGGCCGGGTTACTGTTACAAAGTAGCCTCAACCAGCTTGGCATCAAGCTAAACCTGCAGGAGCTTCCCTGGGCTCGAATTGTGGAGATGTCAGCTTCCGAGTCTAGCACACCGGATCTGGCAGCCATTTTTGATACCCTCAAGTACCCCCATCCGGATAGCCACACTTACGGCATGTACCACCCGAGTGCCTGGGGAAGCTACCGCACCATTAGCCGCTACAGCTACCCTGTTGTGACAGCCCTCCTGGAGCGGGCACGGCGGGCTACGGATCCTGAAAAGCAGATGGAACTCTATCTCCAGGCTACGGGTCTGGTCGTTAAGGACTATCCAAGTATTTACGTGGCGAACCCCATGCACCGCGTAGCTTTGCGTGATAACGTCAAAGGCTACCGCTACGTGGGGCTTCTAGGCTACGATGTGGCTTTCTATGATTTCACCGTGAGTAGGTAA
- a CDS encoding ABC transporter permease encodes MGAHEFAIRRLVQLVPTLLGLLVLIFLIARVMPGDPVRLALGPEATAEQVAALRNQLGLDQPLPVQFVNYLIGLVRGDFGVSLRTLRGVGSDIAGLLPATLELVTVSLLFSILLGVTAGIFSALYQNSWVDNLVRLTSISGVALPRFWVGILFQIFLASKLGLFPIIGRAAAPIHGPTGFYTLDALLAGNLPGFFDSLWHLVLPALTLALPTAAQLARLSRASMIEVLRQQYVLVHRAYGVPTSRLVLRYALRNSLTSVLTLLGLSFGSLIENAFLVEVVFSWPGISAYGAAAVLAKDFNAVVAVTLIVGLAFMLANLIVDLLYGVLDPRVRYD; translated from the coding sequence GTGGGTGCCCATGAATTCGCTATCCGAAGATTAGTCCAGTTGGTCCCTACCCTCCTCGGCCTCTTGGTCCTGATATTCTTGATCGCTCGGGTGATGCCGGGCGATCCCGTGCGTTTGGCTCTTGGCCCCGAGGCTACTGCTGAGCAAGTCGCAGCCCTGCGGAACCAATTAGGCCTGGACCAGCCCTTGCCGGTTCAGTTTGTCAACTACTTGATTGGCTTGGTACGGGGAGATTTCGGTGTATCCCTACGCACCCTGCGCGGAGTTGGATCAGACATCGCGGGATTGCTCCCGGCTACGCTCGAGCTGGTTACTGTATCGCTGCTTTTTTCGATTCTGTTGGGGGTTACCGCAGGGATTTTCTCGGCGCTCTATCAGAACAGCTGGGTGGATAACCTGGTACGGCTGACCTCGATCTCGGGCGTGGCTCTGCCTCGTTTTTGGGTCGGCATCCTGTTCCAGATCTTCCTAGCCTCCAAGCTCGGCCTATTCCCCATCATCGGCCGAGCGGCCGCCCCCATTCATGGGCCAACAGGCTTCTATACCCTCGATGCCCTGTTGGCTGGGAACCTACCGGGATTCTTCGACTCCCTATGGCACCTCGTTCTTCCCGCCCTGACCCTTGCCCTTCCTACCGCAGCTCAGCTGGCTCGGCTGAGCCGGGCTAGCATGATCGAGGTGCTCAGACAGCAGTACGTTCTGGTGCACCGAGCATATGGTGTTCCGACCTCAAGATTGGTGCTGCGCTATGCCCTGCGCAACAGTCTCACTTCGGTACTCACCTTGCTGGGCCTGAGCTTTGGTTCTTTGATCGAGAACGCCTTTTTGGTGGAGGTGGTGTTTTCCTGGCCGGGGATCTCGGCCTATGGCGCAGCAGCTGTTCTGGCTAAAGACTTCAATGCAGTTGTAGCGGTGACGCTGATCGTCGGGTTGGCTTTTATGCTGGCCAATCTGATTGTAGACCTGCTCTACGGAGTGCTGGATCCAAGAGTGCGCTATGACTGA